From one Triticum urartu cultivar G1812 chromosome 3, Tu2.1, whole genome shotgun sequence genomic stretch:
- the LOC125543686 gene encoding chaperone protein dnaJ 72-like translates to MGDHYGTLGVRPDATKAEVKAAFRRRALRDHPDRHAQSGDAGARAEAARRFRQASDAYHVLSDDQRRAEYDLRLRSSSYVRTSSSTWASSSCSHGYGYGHRESSWRRPPPGGGGASVGYDWGLLLKAMTRRRFLLNLGFSSVLLSGAAFLDGSILELWNMNNSGKSFEEAMESIEKVKGGKGNR, encoded by the exons ATGGGCGACCACTACGGTACGCTTGGGGTGCGGCCCGACGCTACCAAGGCCGAGGTCAAGGCCGCCTTCCGCCGCCGCGCCCTGCGCGACCACCCCGACCGCCACGCTCAATCCGGCGACGCCGGTGCCCGAGCCGAAGCCGCGCGGCGCTTCCGCCAGGCCTCCGACGCCTACCACGTCCTCTCCGACGACCAAAGGAGGGCCGAGTACGACCTCCGTCTCCGCTCTTCCTCCTATGTCCGCACATCCTCCTCCACCTGGGCCTCCTCCTCGTGTTCGCACGGCTACGGCTACGGGCACAGAGAAAGTTCTTGGCGGCGGCCGCCTCCGGGAGGCGGAGGCGCATCGGTGGGATACGATTGGGGCTTGTTGCTGAAGGCGATGACTCGGCGAAGGTTCCTTCTCAATCTCGGCTTCTCCAG TGTATTGCTTTCTGGTGCAGCTTTTCTTGATGGAAGTATTCTGGAACTCTGGAACATGAATAACTCTGGG AAATCATTTGAAGAAGCAATGGAGTCGATTGAGAAGGTAAAAGGGGGAAAGGGGAATAGGTAG